One stretch of Zingiber officinale cultivar Zhangliang chromosome 6B, Zo_v1.1, whole genome shotgun sequence DNA includes these proteins:
- the LOC121993035 gene encoding cytochrome P450 94C1-like, translated as MESEGGRVVGEYYLSLVFFCFAGAFVLLAAALKLLRSMQWWCSCPVCEAYVTGSWTAAGFDNLSDWYAHLLRCSPTRTIHIHVLGNIVTADPANVEHILRARFPIYPKGKPFSAILGDLLGRGIFNVDGPDWRFQQKLSRAELCSPAVRLFAARVVAAETRARLLPLLERAAETGETLDLQDVFRRFAFDNMCAIAFGLDPGCLRLSLPASTLASAFDAASRLSAWRATATVPLVWKAKRLLRIGSERKLREAIGVVNVLANDLIRERRKLGSANGQDLLSRFMGVVADDDEYLRDIVVSFLLAGRDTVASALTSFFWLLARHVEVSSAMREEIDRVLSGSGGEAVVVTADKMREMQYVHAAIFESMRLFPPVQFDSKFCTADDVLPDGTAVRRGTRVTYHAYAMGRMEELWGEDCGDFRPQRWLRGEGGVFAPESAYKYPVFQGGYRVCLGKEMAIMEMKTVAVAVVRRFDFEVLGGEGRKTPKFAPGLTASLAGGLPVRVRRRDGRRMPSIASAPSV; from the coding sequence ATGGAATCGGAGGGGGGCAGGGTGGTGGGAGAGTACTACCTGTCGCTGGTTTTTTTCTGCTTCGCCGGAGCCTTTGTGCTCCTGGCGGCTGCGCTGAAGCTGCTGCGGTCGATGCAGTGGTGGTGCAGCTGCCCGGTGTGCGAGGCGTACGTGACGGGGTCCTGGACCGCCGCAGGGTTCGACAACCTCAGCGACTGGTACGCGCACCTGCTCCGCTGCTCCCCCACCCGGACCATCCACATCCACGTCCTCGGCAACATCGTCACCGCCGACCCCGCCAACGTGGAGCACATCCTCCGCGCCCGCTTCCCCATCTACCCCAAGGGCAAGCCCTTCTCCGCCATCCTCGGCGACCTCCTCGGCCGCGGCATCTTCAACGTGGACGGCCCCGACTGGCGCTTCCAGCAGAAGCTCTCCCGCGCCGAGCTCTGCTCGCCCGCCGTCCGCCTCTTCGCCGCCCGGGTCGTCGCCGCCGAGACCCGCGCCCGCCTCCTCCCGCTCCTCGAGCGCGCCGCCGAGACCGGCGAAACCCTCGATCTCCAGGACGTCTTCCGCCGCTTCGCCTTTGATAACATGTGCGCGATCGCGTTCGGGCTCGATCCGGGTTGTCTCCGGCTGTCGCTGCCCGCCTCGACGTTGGCCTCCGCGTTCGATGCGGCGTCCAGGCTGTCCGCGTGGCGGGCGACCGCCACGGTGCCGTTGGTTTGGAAGGCGAAGCGGTTGCTCCGGATCGGCTCCGAGAGGAAGCTTCGGGAAGCGATCGGAGTGGTGAACGTGCTGGCCAACGATCTCATCCGCGAGAGGAGGAAGCTGGGGTCCGCCAACGGCCAGGATCTGCTCTCGCGGTTCATGGGCGTCGTGGCTGACGACGACGAGTACCTGCGCGACATCGTGGTCAGCTTTCTCCTCGCGGGGCGGGACACCGTCGCCTCAGCGCTCACCAGCTTCTTCTGGCTGCTGGCGCGCCACGTGGAGGTGAGCAGCGCGATGCGGGAGGAGATCGATCGCGTCCTCTCGGGTAGCGGCGGCGAGGCCGTCGTCGTGACGGCGGATAAGATGAGGGAGATGCAGTACGTGCACGCGGCGATCTTCGAAAGCATGCGGCTCTTCCCGCCGGTGCAGTTCGACTCCAAGTTCTGCACGGCGGACGACGTGCTGCCGGACGGGACGGCGGTGCGACGAGGGACGCGGGTGACGTACCACGCCTACGCCATGGGGCGGATGGAGGAGCTGTGGGGGGAGGACTGCGGCGACTTCCGCCCGCAGCGCTGGCTGCGGGGCGAGGGAGGGGTCTTCGCGCCGGAGAGCGCCTACAAGTACCCGGTCTTCCAAGGCGGCTACCGCGTCTGCCTCGGCAAGGAGATGGCCATCATGGAGATGAAGACGGTGGCGGTCGCGGTGGTCCGTCGCTTCGATTTCGAGGTGTTGGGCGGCGAAGGGCGGAAGACTCCCAAGTTCGCTCCGGGGCTCACGGCGTCGCTCGCTGGCGGGCTGCCGGTCCGAGTTCGCCGGCGCGACGGGCGGCGCATGCCATCGATAGCTAGTGCGCCAAGTGTATAG